Proteins from a genomic interval of Candidatus Methylomirabilis limnetica:
- a CDS encoding glycosyltransferase family 2 protein, which yields MLPTGPTITEQRWVPFALSRWVPFALSKRLNIGIANATGEIIMRMDAHSTYPPSYVSGLVGWLERTHADNVGGVWITVPARQTLVAEAIALALSNPFGVGNACFRIGVKEPRWVDTVPFGCYRREVFDHVGMFDERLVRNQDIEFNSRLRGAGGKIFLTPEIYSYYYCRVGLWGLWKQNFQNGQWNIYTIALTGWSLSWRHFLPLGFVAGLVGSGGLALEFPTFVWLFGAIVVAYLVSAMTAALGSSKGRHASLRVLLPVVFLVLHLSYGLGSLWGITTLARVWRYGN from the coding sequence ATGCTTCCCACAGGCCCGACTATCACTGAACAGAGGTGGGTTCCTTTTGCTTTATCACGGTGGGTCCCTTTTGCGTTGTCAAAACGACTTAATATCGGGATTGCTAACGCAACAGGCGAAATCATTATGCGAATGGACGCCCATAGTACGTATCCACCTAGTTATGTTTCGGGGCTCGTTGGGTGGCTTGAAAGGACCCACGCGGACAACGTCGGAGGGGTCTGGATTACCGTGCCGGCCAGGCAGACGCTTGTGGCCGAGGCCATTGCACTTGCCCTATCTAATCCGTTTGGCGTAGGCAATGCATGCTTTAGGATCGGAGTGAAAGAGCCCAGATGGGTTGATACGGTTCCGTTTGGTTGTTATAGAAGAGAGGTGTTTGACCATGTTGGAATGTTTGATGAACGACTAGTCCGTAACCAGGACATTGAATTCAACTCGCGCTTACGAGGGGCTGGCGGAAAGATTTTTCTTACGCCAGAGATATACTCGTACTACTACTGCCGCGTCGGCCTCTGGGGACTGTGGAAGCAAAACTTTCAGAATGGTCAGTGGAACATCTACACCATCGCTCTGACAGGATGGTCGCTCTCTTGGCGACATTTCTTGCCGCTCGGCTTCGTGGCTGGGCTGGTAGGCAGTGGCGGCTTGGCACTTGAATTCCCCACCTTCGTATGGTTGTTTGGAGCCATCGTTGTGGCCTACCTCGTGAGCGCAATGACCGCTGCTCTGGGAAGCTCCAAGGGGAGACATGCGAGTTTGCGGGTGCTGCTGCCGGTTGTATTCCTCGTGCTGCATTTGAGCTACGGCCTCGGCTCGCTGTGGGGAATCACGACGCTCGCTAGGGTGTGGCGCTATGGAAATTGA
- a CDS encoding DegT/DnrJ/EryC1/StrS family aminotransferase encodes MEIEAFSWLKDTCDAAVGSDVCTFWKGRVALYAILKAMGVRRGDIVLVPGYTCVVVPAAVHFLGASPLYVDIDPETYNISIRQLEATVQADAEGSVKAVVLQHTYGLPADTAAVVQWAGERGIAVVEDCAHAVGSRYRDVAGEWREVGTLGDAGFFSGQWSKPLTTGLGGWAVASNPEVAERIRKFHAVECVAPATQEVARLAVQLLAYHALVWPSLYWMALRSYRLLARTGLFVGSSTEGELAGVMPIDYAKRMSGLQKWVARRKIANLSRVLDHRRRLKRLYDDALVGAGLPIFRIPAYADPILLRYPVRVANKERVLAEACRLHIELGDWFDHPLHPKGANVAILGWRDGMCPEGEWAAREVVNFPMHSRIGERDVERAVRFLMPYAIG; translated from the coding sequence ATGGAAATTGAGGCGTTCTCATGGTTAAAGGATACTTGTGATGCCGCCGTTGGTTCAGATGTGTGCACATTTTGGAAGGGACGGGTAGCTCTTTATGCCATCTTGAAGGCCATGGGGGTACGGCGTGGGGATATCGTGTTAGTGCCCGGTTACACGTGTGTAGTCGTTCCAGCGGCAGTTCATTTCTTGGGTGCGAGTCCGCTCTACGTGGATATTGATCCCGAGACATACAACATCTCGATTAGGCAACTTGAGGCAACGGTCCAAGCGGATGCTGAAGGAAGCGTCAAGGCCGTTGTGCTCCAGCACACATACGGGCTTCCGGCTGATACTGCAGCGGTTGTCCAGTGGGCGGGGGAGCGTGGCATTGCAGTTGTCGAGGACTGCGCTCATGCCGTGGGCAGTCGCTATCGGGATGTTGCTGGGGAGTGGCGAGAGGTCGGGACGCTAGGGGATGCAGGCTTCTTCAGTGGACAGTGGTCAAAGCCGTTGACGACGGGCCTGGGAGGATGGGCCGTCGCGAGTAATCCGGAGGTGGCGGAGCGGATTCGAAAATTCCATGCGGTTGAGTGTGTTGCCCCCGCCACACAGGAAGTCGCGAGGTTGGCGGTACAGCTTCTTGCGTACCATGCGCTGGTGTGGCCGTCGCTTTACTGGATGGCCTTGAGAAGCTACCGACTGTTAGCACGGACCGGCCTGTTCGTGGGCTCCTCAACCGAAGGTGAACTGGCAGGTGTCATGCCCATCGATTATGCTAAGCGGATGTCCGGCCTTCAGAAATGGGTTGCTAGGAGGAAGATCGCGAATCTAAGCCGCGTGCTAGACCATCGGCGGAGGCTGAAGCGTCTGTATGATGATGCCCTTGTGGGAGCTGGTCTACCGATCTTCCGAATACCAGCATACGCCGACCCGATATTGCTTCGCTACCCGGTCCGGGTAGCGAATAAGGAGCGAGTTCTTGCCGAGGCGTGTCGACTCCACATCGAACTGGGAGACTGGTTTGACCATCCCCTTCACCCCAAGGGGGCCAATGTCGCAATTCTTGGGTGGCGGGACGGAATGTGTCCCGAGGGCGAGTGGGCGGCGCGGGAGGTGGTGAATTTTCCGATGCACTCGCGGATCGGGGAACGCGATGTCGAGCGTGCCGTGCGATTCCTGATGCCTTATGCGATCGGCTGA
- a CDS encoding class I SAM-dependent methyltransferase: protein MNQVHDKSIKKRLAALPGVIPLVRIFKNVYWGLRHRLRLGTYNLDGVTHLHKGVTESVAYVVTVFEDYFKFGSIEKQAFEEKDILEIGPGDSLGVALMMVGLGVKQVVCIDRFFTYRDPDKEYAILAALVEAAPPLAKERMNRCLGNNYGIVGDAIRYLPDVPIEEAVAALGEVRFDYIISRAVLEHVYDIEETYACCRKLIRDGGRMIHKVDLHNHSSIELHPLQFLTYSEGLWRLMSSNISRVNRCRWPQHRAALEKNRFVIEKFEPTKMLSLSEVQSIRSRLRSPFLEMTDEDLSLNGFFVVCRAV from the coding sequence ATGAACCAAGTCCATGACAAGTCCATAAAGAAACGCCTTGCGGCTCTTCCCGGCGTTATTCCTCTGGTCCGAATCTTCAAAAATGTCTACTGGGGGCTTCGACATCGCCTTCGCCTCGGGACCTACAATCTCGATGGCGTTACTCACCTTCACAAGGGAGTCACAGAAAGCGTGGCCTATGTGGTCACCGTATTCGAGGACTATTTCAAATTTGGTAGCATCGAGAAACAGGCCTTCGAAGAGAAAGATATCCTTGAGATTGGACCAGGGGATTCCCTTGGCGTGGCCTTGATGATGGTCGGTCTAGGGGTAAAGCAGGTCGTCTGCATCGACAGATTCTTTACCTATCGTGATCCGGACAAAGAATATGCCATCCTGGCCGCGTTAGTGGAGGCCGCACCCCCGCTTGCCAAGGAAAGAATGAATCGTTGCCTCGGTAACAATTACGGCATTGTCGGAGATGCCATTCGCTATTTACCGGATGTCCCCATCGAGGAGGCAGTGGCCGCACTCGGAGAGGTTCGATTTGACTACATCATTTCCAGAGCGGTGCTCGAGCATGTGTACGATATCGAAGAAACGTACGCTTGCTGTAGGAAGCTGATCCGTGACGGCGGCCGAATGATTCATAAGGTAGATCTCCATAACCACTCCAGCATAGAGCTTCACCCTTTGCAATTTCTTACTTACAGCGAGGGTTTGTGGCGCCTGATGTCATCGAATATCAGCCGCGTCAACCGATGCCGTTGGCCACAGCACAGAGCTGCGCTTGAAAAGAACCGGTTTGTTATCGAAAAATTCGAACCGACGAAAATGCTCAGTTTATCGGAGGTCCAGTCCATCCGATCGAGACTACGCTCTCCCTTTCTCGAGATGACTGACGAAGATCTGAGTCTCAACGGTTTCTTCGTGGTCTGCCGAGCCGTGTAA